The sequence AATTCCTTCAGCTGGAAGGGCCATTTTTAAGGCATTATTGTTTTCTGATCCGAATCCTTTAGGCAAAATGGTAATTTCCAGATAGTCTTCATCAATCAGTTCAATATCGATTGGAGGGATGTAATCCCCAACGTTAATGTTGGTGTTTTCACGGGTTAGGGGGTCCACAATGTTCGGCCTGATTGGAATCTCTTTTGTAGCCTTCTTTATTCCTTCTTCAATTCCTTCACGCAAATCTTCAACTTCAACATTACCCATCTTCACAAAAACAACCGGCAAACCTGTATCTTGACACATCGGAATGCCTTTTTCTTCCGCAAGTTCAATATTTTTTAAAATAGCTTCAATATTTAGTTTGGCAAGGTCGTGTTCTTCTATTTTAAGAGCATCTTCAAGTGATTTTTTCACATCATCACCTAAAACAATGACGGCTTGCTTGTAAAGTTCATAAACAGTATCTTTAATAATATCTTTGGAAATCAAAATAAAACCCTATAACATTTAATTAATCTTATTTTTGATTTTAAAATATTTAAATTTTAATTATATGGATGGGACAAACATCTACACATTCCATACATTGTCTACATTTGTCTTTGTTTAAGGTAATGGCTCCGCCCAATACTTCAAAGGCATTTTCGTTACATATTAAAATACATGGCGCTTCTGATGGTTGGCAATGCATACAAAATAAAATAGGAGCGTCAACATTTGGTGTTTGTTGACAGCTTCCACAGGTTGTACATTCTGTACAATTTCCTATATTATACATAATTCTTTATTATTCATCTAAAACAAGTCTAGCTCTAGCTTGACTTGTAATAACATGGACAAATCCACCTTTGCCGCTGTTAGGTTCATATAATCCGGCCATTTTGGCAAGATATTTTTCTTGATTTTTAGCTCGGATTTTCTCAGGATCAGCAACACTGATGGCTCTTTTAGTACATGCTTTTATGCATGCAGGTCCTTCTTCTCTGTCAGCACAGAGGTCACATTTTTCAGCAACTTTGGCTTGGAAAGTCATTGCACCAAATGGGCAAACCATTACGCATAATCCGCAGCCAATACATTTTTCGGTATCGACACCGTCATCGGTTATTGCATCGGTCGGACAGATTTTAATACATGGTGCACTTTCACAATGTTGACATACAATGGAATAAAAGGAAGAATCATGTTCTATTATTTTTATCCTACTCGC is a genomic window of Methanobrevibacter sp. containing:
- a CDS encoding 4Fe-4S dicluster domain-containing protein, giving the protein MESIVVNNNLCDGCLNCENMCASVHKASRIKIIEHDSSFYSIVCQHCESAPCIKICPTDAITDDGVDTEKCIGCGLCVMVCPFGAMTFQAKVAEKCDLCADREEGPACIKACTKRAISVADPEKIRAKNQEKYLAKMAGLYEPNSGKGGFVHVITSQARARLVLDE
- a CDS encoding fumarate hydratase, with the translated sequence MISKDIIKDTVYELYKQAVIVLGDDVKKSLEDALKIEEHDLAKLNIEAILKNIELAEEKGIPMCQDTGLPVVFVKMGNVEVEDLREGIEEGIKKATKEIPIRPNIVDPLTRENTNINVGDYIPPIDIELIDEDYLEITILPKGFGSENNNALKMALPAEGIEGIREFVVESVLKAKGKPCPPTVIGVGIGGTSDLCLKLGKKALLGKIGERNPDPEIAKLEEEILKEINASGIGPMGLGGKTTALDVKILKAHTHTAGLPIGVCIQCWADRHATTRIFDE
- a CDS encoding 4Fe-4S binding protein, which produces MYNIGNCTECTTCGSCQQTPNVDAPILFCMHCQPSEAPCILICNENAFEVLGGAITLNKDKCRQCMECVDVCPIHIIKI